Proteins encoded within one genomic window of Actinomycetota bacterium:
- a CDS encoding F0F1 ATP synthase subunit gamma, with product MAATLRELRGRIRSATSIKKITKAQELIATSRIAKAQARVDAARPYAAEITNMLSNLAAGAALDHPLLVPRENAKRAGVLVVTSDRGLCGAYNANVLRRAEELISLLRLEGKTPVVSVVGRKALGYFSFRNWVISNSWVGISEKPTYEDAQEIAKVLVEAFLAGADDEGEYPGPDGVLGVDELHIVFTEFGSMLSQTAQALRIAPMVVTYDEEDSGPRTLFSFEPDANTLFDSLLPRYVATRILSALLESAASESASRRRAMKAATDNADDLITDLTLMANRERQAQITQEISEIVGGANALADAK from the coding sequence ATGGCAGCCACGCTCCGTGAGCTCCGCGGACGCATTCGCTCGGCAACCTCGATCAAGAAGATCACCAAAGCGCAGGAGCTCATTGCGACATCGCGGATTGCCAAGGCCCAGGCACGGGTCGACGCGGCACGTCCCTACGCGGCCGAGATCACCAACATGCTGTCCAACCTCGCTGCCGGCGCGGCGCTCGACCACCCGCTGCTGGTGCCGCGAGAGAACGCCAAGCGCGCTGGGGTGCTGGTGGTGACTTCCGATCGTGGGCTGTGCGGCGCCTACAACGCCAACGTGCTGCGTCGCGCCGAGGAACTGATCTCTCTGCTGCGCCTTGAGGGCAAGACTCCGGTCGTGTCTGTGGTTGGGCGCAAGGCGCTGGGCTACTTCAGCTTCCGCAACTGGGTCATCAGCAACTCATGGGTCGGTATCTCCGAGAAGCCGACCTACGAGGACGCCCAGGAGATTGCCAAGGTTCTGGTCGAGGCCTTCCTCGCCGGGGCCGACGACGAAGGCGAATACCCGGGACCGGACGGCGTCCTTGGCGTCGATGAACTGCACATCGTGTTCACCGAGTTCGGATCGATGCTGTCCCAGACCGCCCAGGCTCTGCGAATCGCGCCAATGGTGGTGACCTACGACGAGGAGGATTCCGGGCCTCGCACCCTGTTCAGTTTCGAGCCGGATGCCAACACCTTGTTCGACTCATTGCTGCCGCGGTACGTCGCGACCCGAATCTTGTCGGCGCTGCTTGAGTCGGCTGCCTCGGAGTCGGCATCTCGGCGTCGCGCGATGAAGGCGGCCACCGACAACGCGGACGACCTCATCACGGATCTCACCTTGATGGCCAACCGCGAGCGTCAGGCTCAGATCACCCAGGAAATCAGCGAAATCGTCGGCGGGGCGAATGCCCTCGCCGATGCCAAGTAG
- the atpA gene encoding F0F1 ATP synthase subunit alpha has product MAELTISAQDIQGAIENYVSSLEIGTGREEVGTVIDAGDGIAHVEGLPSAMAQELLEFSGGVMGMALNLDEHSIGAVILGDFDSVEEGGSVKRTGEVLAVPVGDAFLGRVVNPLGEPIDGLGEIIAESRRPLELQAPSVIRRQGVHEPLQTGIKAIDAMTPIGRGQRQLIIGDRKTGKTAVCVDTILNQRQNWETGDPSKQVRCVYVAIGQKGTTIASVRRALQDGGAMEYTTIVASPASDPAGFKYLAPYTGSAIGQHWMYEGKHVLIVFDDLTKHAEAYRAISLLLRRPPGREAYPGDVFYLHSRLLERCAKLSDELGAGSMTGLPIIETKANDISAYIPTNVISITDGQCFLETDLFNQGVRPAINVGVSVSRVGGAAQIKAMKEVAGSLRLDLSQYRELEAFAAFASDLDEVSKAQLERGARLVELLKQPQYSPMSVQDQVVATWLGTRGHLDSVPVADVARFESEFIEHVTASRAGILSDIRDSQLLTEETESQLVDAVGEFKRGFATSDGSLVIPDTHVDAMDEGDEKKESVQVHKPAPKKP; this is encoded by the coding sequence ATGGCAGAGTTGACAATCTCAGCGCAGGACATCCAAGGCGCCATCGAGAACTACGTCTCGAGCCTCGAGATTGGCACGGGTCGCGAAGAGGTCGGCACTGTCATCGACGCCGGCGACGGTATCGCCCACGTCGAGGGTCTGCCATCGGCGATGGCACAGGAACTCCTGGAGTTCTCCGGCGGTGTCATGGGAATGGCGCTCAACCTCGACGAGCACAGCATTGGCGCTGTGATCTTGGGCGACTTCGACTCCGTCGAAGAGGGTGGTTCGGTCAAGCGGACCGGAGAAGTGCTGGCGGTTCCCGTAGGCGATGCGTTCTTGGGTCGGGTGGTCAATCCTCTCGGCGAGCCGATCGACGGTCTCGGAGAGATCATTGCCGAAAGCCGCCGCCCCCTGGAGTTGCAGGCACCATCGGTGATCCGGCGGCAGGGCGTGCACGAGCCGCTGCAGACGGGCATCAAGGCCATCGACGCGATGACCCCCATCGGGCGAGGTCAACGGCAGCTCATCATTGGTGACCGCAAGACGGGCAAGACCGCAGTATGCGTCGACACGATTCTCAATCAGCGCCAGAACTGGGAGACCGGTGACCCGTCGAAGCAGGTTCGATGCGTGTACGTCGCGATCGGACAGAAGGGCACCACGATCGCCAGCGTGCGCCGTGCTCTACAAGACGGTGGCGCCATGGAATACACCACCATCGTTGCCTCCCCGGCGTCAGATCCGGCTGGCTTCAAGTACCTCGCCCCATACACGGGCTCAGCCATCGGCCAGCATTGGATGTATGAGGGCAAGCACGTACTCATCGTTTTTGACGACCTGACCAAGCACGCTGAGGCCTATCGCGCGATCTCCCTGCTGCTTCGCCGCCCACCGGGCCGCGAGGCCTACCCCGGCGACGTGTTCTACCTGCACTCCCGGCTGCTGGAACGCTGCGCGAAGCTCTCCGATGAACTCGGTGCAGGCTCGATGACCGGGCTTCCGATCATCGAGACCAAGGCGAACGACATCTCGGCCTACATCCCCACCAACGTCATCTCGATCACTGACGGGCAGTGCTTCCTGGAGACTGACCTGTTCAACCAGGGTGTCCGTCCTGCCATCAATGTTGGCGTGTCGGTCTCCCGGGTCGGCGGAGCAGCCCAGATCAAGGCGATGAAGGAAGTGGCCGGCTCGCTTCGGCTCGACCTGTCCCAGTATCGCGAACTGGAAGCCTTCGCCGCCTTCGCCTCCGACCTCGACGAGGTCTCAAAGGCGCAGCTCGAGCGCGGCGCCCGCCTCGTGGAACTGCTTAAGCAACCTCAGTACAGCCCGATGTCCGTACAGGATCAGGTCGTCGCCACCTGGCTGGGCACCAGGGGCCACCTTGACTCTGTCCCCGTGGCTGATGTGGCACGGTTCGAGTCGGAGTTCATCGAGCATGTGACGGCCTCCCGAGCGGGGATCCTCTCCGACATCAGGGACAGTCAACTGCTCACCGAGGAGACAGAGAGCCAGCTCGTCGACGCTGTTGGCGAGTTCAAGAGGGGCTTCGCGACTTCCGACGGCAGTCTGGTCATTCCCGACACGCATGTCGACGCGATGGATGAGGGCGACGAGAAGAAGGAGTCCGTTCAAGTGCACAAGCCCGCCCCGAAGAAGCCGTAA
- a CDS encoding F0F1 ATP synthase subunit B/delta, with protein sequence MSTFIGQLIGFGVIVFIIMKYAAPPVKKLMAAQQEAVRTQLDESAKAALRLADADRYHAERLENGRIEASQIVDEASSDSLRIAELLRQQGSVESERLKVYGDQQVIQLRAQRIRELRALLGSDALRRAGEIVRGRVADPQERSATVDRFLDELEAMAPVPVAPELSPTDLRPASRDAQAAVVARFDVLSTSMSVDDLSQLAAELAAVASLLLREPILARHLAEISGAADAKRAMLDQLLAGRVGTGALDILVTATSERWSTTEDFVQCLEHVARLCLLERAKRESQADEVAEQLFRFGRVLEAESKLTALLSDYREPASARVALLRSIVDGGNGANTTVLALLAQTVELLHGERADNAVHDLTSLAVARQGEIVAQVSAAAELSQTQRQRLTDVLTRIYGHPVSVHLIIDPAPLGGLSVAIGDEVIDGTLSSRLAAAATRLPD encoded by the coding sequence ATGTCGACATTCATCGGGCAGTTGATCGGTTTCGGCGTCATCGTCTTCATCATCATGAAGTACGCGGCTCCGCCCGTGAAGAAGTTGATGGCAGCGCAACAGGAGGCGGTACGCACGCAACTCGACGAGAGCGCCAAGGCGGCTCTGCGACTTGCTGATGCCGATCGCTACCACGCTGAGCGCCTGGAGAATGGCCGCATCGAGGCCAGTCAGATCGTCGACGAGGCCTCATCGGACTCATTGCGCATCGCTGAACTTTTGCGGCAGCAGGGCTCCGTCGAATCCGAGCGGCTCAAGGTGTACGGAGACCAACAGGTCATCCAGCTGCGGGCGCAGCGTATCCGCGAGCTCCGCGCACTACTCGGAAGCGACGCGTTGCGTCGGGCAGGCGAGATCGTCAGGGGCCGCGTAGCCGACCCGCAGGAACGGTCGGCAACTGTCGACAGGTTCCTCGATGAGTTGGAGGCGATGGCGCCGGTGCCCGTCGCTCCGGAGTTGAGCCCGACCGACCTTCGCCCCGCCAGCCGAGACGCGCAAGCGGCCGTGGTCGCACGCTTCGATGTGCTGTCGACCTCGATGTCAGTTGACGATCTCTCGCAGCTTGCCGCTGAGCTTGCCGCTGTCGCCTCACTCCTGCTGCGTGAACCGATCCTGGCGCGCCATCTGGCTGAGATCAGTGGCGCGGCCGATGCCAAGCGTGCGATGTTGGACCAACTGCTGGCAGGCAGAGTCGGCACCGGCGCCCTTGACATCCTCGTCACCGCGACCTCAGAGCGCTGGTCCACAACTGAGGACTTCGTGCAATGCCTGGAACATGTAGCCAGGTTGTGCCTTCTGGAGCGAGCCAAGCGTGAGAGTCAGGCCGACGAGGTTGCCGAGCAACTCTTCCGATTCGGCCGTGTTCTGGAGGCCGAATCCAAGCTCACGGCCCTGCTCAGCGACTACCGCGAGCCGGCCTCAGCCCGGGTTGCCCTGCTGCGTTCCATCGTTGATGGCGGCAATGGAGCCAACACAACGGTCTTGGCGCTTCTCGCTCAGACTGTGGAGCTGCTGCACGGTGAACGAGCCGACAATGCCGTCCATGACTTGACTAGCCTTGCGGTCGCCCGACAGGGCGAGATAGTCGCCCAGGTGAGCGCGGCTGCCGAACTGAGTCAGACACAGCGACAGCGGCTCACCGATGTGCTGACACGGATCTATGGCCACCCCGTTTCGGTGCACCTGATCATCGACCCTGCGCCGCTGGGCGGATTGTCAGTTGCTATCGGGGACGAAGTCATCGATGGAACCCTGTCATCTCGACTTGCCGCGGCCGCGACGAGACTGCCCGACTAG
- a CDS encoding F0F1 ATP synthase subunit B, giving the protein MGVVISGVTVLAAEAQGETTNFLIPNGTFFFILAIFLVVFAVIAKFVVVPVQKVLNERDRQLAQTSQDNRQATEQDAATDRDYRQELTAARSEAGGLRDQARADGRQVIDDMRAEANEEVSDKLLQASEVLTSEADSLASSLNASVDSLSVTLANRILRVDASSSDRGGR; this is encoded by the coding sequence ATGGGCGTAGTAATTTCCGGCGTCACGGTTTTGGCGGCTGAGGCGCAAGGTGAAACCACCAACTTCCTCATCCCCAACGGCACCTTTTTCTTCATTCTGGCGATCTTCTTGGTCGTCTTTGCAGTGATCGCCAAGTTCGTTGTTGTACCGGTGCAGAAGGTGTTGAACGAACGTGACCGCCAACTCGCCCAGACCAGCCAGGACAACCGGCAGGCAACTGAGCAGGACGCGGCCACTGACCGGGATTACCGGCAGGAACTGACCGCCGCCCGGTCGGAGGCAGGTGGGCTCAGGGATCAGGCCAGAGCCGATGGTCGTCAGGTCATCGACGACATGCGTGCCGAGGCCAACGAGGAGGTCTCGGACAAGCTGCTCCAAGCCAGCGAGGTACTCACGTCGGAGGCAGACTCCCTCGCGTCCAGCCTGAATGCCTCAGTGGACAGCCTGTCGGTGACTCTTGCCAACCGGATCCTCCGGGTGGATGCGTCATCTTCAGATCGTGGCGGGCGGTAG
- a CDS encoding F0F1 ATP synthase subunit C: MADPTIVAGALIGGGLILAGGAIGAGIGDGIAGNALISGIARQPEAQGRLFTPFFITVGLVEAAYFINLAFMALFVFATPGAS, translated from the coding sequence ATGGCAGATCCAACAATCGTCGCCGGAGCGCTGATCGGCGGCGGCCTTATCCTGGCAGGCGGCGCCATCGGCGCGGGAATCGGTGACGGTATCGCCGGTAACGCGCTGATCTCAGGCATCGCGCGTCAGCCTGAGGCACAGGGCCGCTTGTTCACCCCGTTCTTCATCACTGTCGGTCTGGTGGAGGCGGCGTACTTCATCAACCTGGCGTTCATGGCATTGTTCGTGTTCGCCACGCCGGGAGCGTCCTGA
- the atpB gene encoding F0F1 ATP synthase subunit A, with translation MREMLSASGVEVGHHDTATWLGMTVNTDTIRATLVAAVITLVLAFILRARVTSTGVPSGVQLFWEAVTVQMRSQIQSSMGLSLAPFVLPFAVSLFVFILISNWISVLPLQFTAADGGTVELLQPPASDINFVLALALLVFVCYHAAGFKRSGVIGYPIKVAKGHVALLAPINIVEEIAKPISLSLRLFGNMFAGVIMVGLIALLPTYIMWAPNAVWKTFDLFVGLIQAFIFALLTILYFSQATESAEEH, from the coding sequence GTGAGAGAAATGCTCTCGGCGAGCGGGGTCGAAGTCGGCCATCACGACACGGCCACGTGGCTGGGAATGACTGTGAACACCGACACGATCCGCGCGACACTGGTGGCTGCGGTTATCACGCTCGTGCTCGCCTTCATATTGCGTGCTCGGGTCACGTCAACGGGCGTGCCCAGCGGAGTGCAGTTGTTCTGGGAGGCCGTCACAGTCCAGATGCGCTCGCAGATCCAGTCATCAATGGGCCTCTCGCTTGCCCCGTTCGTGCTCCCCTTCGCGGTGAGCCTGTTCGTCTTCATCCTGATTTCGAACTGGATCTCGGTGCTGCCGCTGCAGTTCACTGCGGCCGACGGCGGGACGGTGGAACTGCTTCAGCCACCAGCCTCCGACATCAATTTCGTACTGGCGCTCGCGCTGCTCGTTTTCGTCTGCTACCACGCGGCAGGCTTTAAGCGGAGCGGCGTCATCGGCTACCCGATCAAGGTGGCCAAGGGCCATGTGGCCTTGTTGGCCCCCATTAACATCGTGGAGGAGATCGCCAAGCCGATCTCATTGTCCCTACGTCTGTTCGGCAATATGTTTGCTGGTGTCATCATGGTGGGCCTGATCGCCCTGCTTCCCACATACATCATGTGGGCGCCCAACGCGGTCTGGAAGACTTTCGACCTTTTTGTTGGCCTGATCCAGGCCTTCATCTTCGCCCTCCTGACCATCCTCTACTTCAGCCAGGCCACAGAAAGCGCAGAGGAGCACTAA
- a CDS encoding ATP synthase subunit I gives MATSVPDAPFVLPSVVFRPLRLAVACAVLAVMAIALAFMAGAMSFGFFFSFGLGLGLANALLVGWSVASITSEDHPLKGTMALNSAIRLLVITSIALVVAFVFRPYGFGVLFGLAVFQVVLVLSTVLPVYKKLRKGDWDDSVPQGATESTGRASSAGPVDAE, from the coding sequence ATGGCGACGTCGGTGCCTGATGCGCCCTTCGTCCTCCCGTCCGTGGTCTTCCGCCCCCTGCGGCTAGCCGTGGCCTGCGCCGTCCTCGCCGTAATGGCGATCGCGCTTGCGTTCATGGCCGGTGCGATGAGTTTCGGGTTCTTCTTCAGTTTTGGCCTGGGTCTGGGATTGGCCAACGCACTGCTGGTTGGGTGGTCGGTGGCATCGATCACCTCCGAGGATCACCCGCTCAAGGGCACTATGGCTCTGAACTCGGCCATCCGACTCCTGGTCATTACCTCCATTGCGCTCGTCGTCGCATTCGTCTTTCGCCCATACGGCTTCGGCGTCCTGTTCGGACTGGCTGTGTTTCAGGTTGTCCTGGTCTTGAGCACAGTTCTCCCCGTCTACAAGAAGCTCCGCAAGGGCGATTGGGACGATTCCGTTCCACAGGGTGCAACTGAATCAACCGGCCGCGCCTCGAGCGCCGGTCCGGTGGACGCGGAGTAA
- a CDS encoding MraY family glycosyltransferase — protein MTYLTTPVVERIAMRFKVVAEVRDRDVHAESTPRLGGLAMFLGLMTGLLLASKLPKMGSVFGEADTPFALLSAATVIVLLGIVDDKWGLDAPIKLAGQVLAAGIMALQGISVIWLPFGGTFVVDPVTSVLLTVLIVLVSVNAINFVDGLDGLAAGIVAVAAGAFFAYSYLLSVELGIARATLATLVSVLLLGMCLGFLPHNTFRARIFMGDTGSMLLGLMLAAATITLTGQIDPSVVAGPALLPTLLPLLIPLAVMAIPLVDLVLAVIRRTRAGRNPFAPDKQHLHHRLLEMGHSQQRAVLLMYAWTGLIAGTAVAVAFIPVGWALAGGVLGLGLLIWAVMRPGVSKASSAKQLRTGTLR, from the coding sequence GTGACCTACTTGACCACCCCAGTTGTCGAGCGGATCGCAATGCGATTCAAGGTGGTAGCTGAGGTTCGCGATCGCGATGTCCATGCTGAGTCGACTCCACGACTGGGCGGCTTGGCGATGTTTCTGGGCCTGATGACGGGTCTGCTACTGGCGAGCAAACTCCCCAAGATGGGCTCGGTGTTCGGGGAAGCGGATACGCCATTTGCTTTGCTCTCGGCGGCAACGGTGATCGTGTTGCTGGGCATCGTGGACGACAAGTGGGGCCTTGATGCTCCGATCAAACTCGCCGGCCAGGTGCTCGCCGCTGGCATCATGGCTCTACAGGGCATCTCGGTTATCTGGTTGCCCTTCGGCGGTACCTTCGTCGTTGATCCGGTCACCAGCGTGCTGCTCACCGTGCTGATCGTGCTGGTCAGCGTCAATGCCATCAACTTCGTCGATGGCCTCGACGGTCTCGCGGCTGGCATCGTTGCTGTTGCCGCTGGGGCCTTCTTCGCCTATTCCTATCTGCTTTCCGTTGAACTCGGCATCGCCCGAGCCACGTTGGCGACTCTTGTTTCGGTGCTGCTCCTTGGCATGTGCTTGGGATTTCTTCCGCACAACACTTTCCGTGCGCGCATTTTCATGGGGGATACCGGCTCGATGCTGCTCGGGCTGATGCTCGCAGCGGCGACGATCACTTTGACCGGGCAGATAGATCCAAGCGTCGTGGCAGGCCCGGCATTGCTGCCGACTCTGCTGCCGTTGCTGATTCCGCTGGCGGTCATGGCGATCCCGCTCGTGGATCTCGTTCTCGCCGTTATTCGAAGAACTCGAGCTGGCCGTAATCCCTTTGCACCAGACAAGCAGCACCTCCATCACCGGCTATTGGAGATGGGTCACTCGCAGCAGCGAGCGGTCCTGCTGATGTACGCATGGACTGGCTTGATTGCCGGTACCGCAGTGGCTGTTGCATTTATCCCAGTTGGCTGGGCGCTGGCGGGAGGCGTGCTCGGCCTGGGACTGCTCATTTGGGCGGTTATGCGCCCCGGCGTGAGCAAAGCCTCCTCCGCCAAGCAACTGCGGACTGGAACTTTGCGCTAG